The following proteins are co-located in the Microplitis demolitor isolate Queensland-Clemson2020A chromosome 5, iyMicDemo2.1a, whole genome shotgun sequence genome:
- the LOC103569641 gene encoding uncharacterized protein LOC103569641 isoform X2 — protein sequence MDIYDLKSIKKFVDLIETKTVDYQLTNSTLSEDDKNMILKVILIDMTDLLEKLNKIADDKQNFYESGGLKYFIKMLQEYKIKNDYSRSDFMESYLTTIDEKREQIEAYVGSLLFFRNEYGEFYEKVYQKLMAAILSDMKEVDESNFCGQSYSFQQEIFNFYHLAMTPYLKKFIMFYFLHIIKDRCEDKISIDAIREKSILLDGFSENIRITKKVLQDVTHYMYRCDLKSKVKSSKESYYELEKMIQAIIIEEKDLSTTQSCSENCNLHTAINHIECKELYECRYIASSLEICEKGYGGHSRRYDWFKDSNGVIYGDNNNEKCHQEIKSVYSYYNPLELTYCDYCVCSCLKKSIREYMAVTAISFRDQLSDITNNMVIVGVRFIKKSYMIHVQIKEGKLKSRGSVNELSWRELEKFDYNDETEKYYVQQINESWSPLILGVDYGHPRTINFDDLFAPEDYVVTGVRFRFAMDSLDSPELKESPIELQIRVTPFDYLEGKIINHNQTHWISSNYRTFRDELILENPDKPTKSPGNEPDSNTNQFISFQASDLKKDAGQSTVPFFDSLEAEGYPEFPLGGVGIMHRGREGFGGFLTFRIFDLNISKYFNDKY from the exons ATGGATATTTATGAtcttaaatcaataaaaaagtttgtggATTTAATTGAAACCAAAACTGTTGATTATCAATTGACAAATTCAACATTGTCTGAGGATGAcaaaaatatgatattaaaagttattctcATTGATATGACAGatctattagaaaaattaaataaaatagctgatgataaacaaaatttttatgaatcgGGAggtcttaaatattttataaagatgttacaagaatataaaataaaaaatgattattctcGATCGGATTTTATGGAAAGTTATTTAACGACAATTGATGAAAAACGTGAGCAAATTGAAGCATACGTTggatcattacttttttttcgtaacg AATACGgggaattttatgagaaagtgtatcaaaaattaatggcTGCTATTTTATCTGATATGAAA gAAGTagatgaaagtaatttttgtggTCAAAGTTATTCATTTCAACaagagatatttaatttttatcatttagcAATGACTCcatatcttaaaaaatttatcatgtttTACTTTCTTCACATTATTAAGGATCGATGTGAAGACA AAATATCTATTGATGCAATAAGAGAAAAATCCATTTTATTAGATGGGTTTTCTGAAAACAtaagaattacaaaaaaagtattacaAGATGTCACACATTACATGTATCGATGTGATTTAAAAAGCAaagtaaaat ctAGCAAAGAATCATATtatgaattagaaaaaatgattcaggcaataataattgaagaaaaagaTCTTAGTACAACTCAATCTTGCAGTGAAAATTGTAATCTTCATACTGCTATTAATCATATAGAGTGTAAAGAATTATATGAATGTCGATACATTGCCAGTAGTTTGGAAATATGTGaaaaa gGATATGGAGGTCATTCGAGACGTTACGATTGGTTTAAAGACAGCAACGGAGTTATCTATGGTGACAATAATAACGAAAAATGTCATcaagaaataaaatctgtttatagttattataatCCATTAGAACTGACCTATTGTGATTATTGCGTCTGTagttgtttgaaaaaatctatACGTGAATATATGGCTGTAACCGCTATCAGTTTTAGAGATCAACTGTCAGATATTACCAATAATAT gGTTATTGTGGGTGTGAGATTTATCAAGAAAAGCTATATGATTCATGTGCAAATAAAAGAAGGGAAACTAAAATCACGTGGATCAGTAAACGAATTATCATGGAgagaattggaaaaatttgattataatgatgaaactgaaaaatattatgttcaacaaattaatgaaAGCTGGAGTCCACTGATATTGGGAGTTGATTATGGACATCCAAGaactattaattttgatgatttgTTTGCACCAGAGGATTATGTTGTTACAGGTGTTAGATTTAGATTTGCTATGGATTCACTTGACTCGCCGGAATTAAAAGAAAGTCCGATTGAACTACAAATTCGAGTGACTCCTTTTGATTATTTAgaaggaaaaattattaaccatAATCAGACACATTGGATATCATCAAATTACCGAACATTTAG agatgAATTAATTCTAGAAAATCCTGATAAACCAACAAAGTCTCCGGGAAATGAACCAGACTCAAAcacaaatcaatttattagCTTTCAAGCCTctgatttgaaaaaagatGCCGGGCAATCGACAGTTCCATTTTTTGATTCATTAGAAGCTGAAGGTTATCCCGAATTTCCTTTAGGAGGAGTTGGAATTATGCATCGTGGTCGCGAAGGTTTTGGTGGATTTTTGACGtttagaatttttgatttaaatatttctaaatactTCAATgataagtattaa
- the LOC103569641 gene encoding uncharacterized protein LOC103569641 isoform X1 has translation MDIYDLKSIKKFVDLIETKTVDYQLTNSTLSEDDKNMILKVILIDMTDLLEKLNKIADDKQNFYESGGLKYFIKMLQEYKIKNDYSRSDFMESYLTTIDEKREQIEAYVGSLLFFRNGNYFDDVIKFCPFVPKITRTLNVLEYGEFYEKVYQKLMAAILSDMKEVDESNFCGQSYSFQQEIFNFYHLAMTPYLKKFIMFYFLHIIKDRCEDKISIDAIREKSILLDGFSENIRITKKVLQDVTHYMYRCDLKSKVKSSKESYYELEKMIQAIIIEEKDLSTTQSCSENCNLHTAINHIECKELYECRYIASSLEICEKGYGGHSRRYDWFKDSNGVIYGDNNNEKCHQEIKSVYSYYNPLELTYCDYCVCSCLKKSIREYMAVTAISFRDQLSDITNNMVIVGVRFIKKSYMIHVQIKEGKLKSRGSVNELSWRELEKFDYNDETEKYYVQQINESWSPLILGVDYGHPRTINFDDLFAPEDYVVTGVRFRFAMDSLDSPELKESPIELQIRVTPFDYLEGKIINHNQTHWISSNYRTFRDELILENPDKPTKSPGNEPDSNTNQFISFQASDLKKDAGQSTVPFFDSLEAEGYPEFPLGGVGIMHRGREGFGGFLTFRIFDLNISKYFNDKY, from the exons ATGGATATTTATGAtcttaaatcaataaaaaagtttgtggATTTAATTGAAACCAAAACTGTTGATTATCAATTGACAAATTCAACATTGTCTGAGGATGAcaaaaatatgatattaaaagttattctcATTGATATGACAGatctattagaaaaattaaataaaatagctgatgataaacaaaatttttatgaatcgGGAggtcttaaatattttataaagatgttacaagaatataaaataaaaaatgattattctcGATCGGATTTTATGGAAAGTTATTTAACGACAATTGATGAAAAACGTGAGCAAATTGAAGCATACGTTggatcattacttttttttcgtaacgGTAACTATTTTGatgatgtaattaaattttgtccatTCGTACCCAAAATTACTAGGACTCTTAATGTATTAGAATACGgggaattttatgagaaagtgtatcaaaaattaatggcTGCTATTTTATCTGATATGAAA gAAGTagatgaaagtaatttttgtggTCAAAGTTATTCATTTCAACaagagatatttaatttttatcatttagcAATGACTCcatatcttaaaaaatttatcatgtttTACTTTCTTCACATTATTAAGGATCGATGTGAAGACA AAATATCTATTGATGCAATAAGAGAAAAATCCATTTTATTAGATGGGTTTTCTGAAAACAtaagaattacaaaaaaagtattacaAGATGTCACACATTACATGTATCGATGTGATTTAAAAAGCAaagtaaaat ctAGCAAAGAATCATATtatgaattagaaaaaatgattcaggcaataataattgaagaaaaagaTCTTAGTACAACTCAATCTTGCAGTGAAAATTGTAATCTTCATACTGCTATTAATCATATAGAGTGTAAAGAATTATATGAATGTCGATACATTGCCAGTAGTTTGGAAATATGTGaaaaa gGATATGGAGGTCATTCGAGACGTTACGATTGGTTTAAAGACAGCAACGGAGTTATCTATGGTGACAATAATAACGAAAAATGTCATcaagaaataaaatctgtttatagttattataatCCATTAGAACTGACCTATTGTGATTATTGCGTCTGTagttgtttgaaaaaatctatACGTGAATATATGGCTGTAACCGCTATCAGTTTTAGAGATCAACTGTCAGATATTACCAATAATAT gGTTATTGTGGGTGTGAGATTTATCAAGAAAAGCTATATGATTCATGTGCAAATAAAAGAAGGGAAACTAAAATCACGTGGATCAGTAAACGAATTATCATGGAgagaattggaaaaatttgattataatgatgaaactgaaaaatattatgttcaacaaattaatgaaAGCTGGAGTCCACTGATATTGGGAGTTGATTATGGACATCCAAGaactattaattttgatgatttgTTTGCACCAGAGGATTATGTTGTTACAGGTGTTAGATTTAGATTTGCTATGGATTCACTTGACTCGCCGGAATTAAAAGAAAGTCCGATTGAACTACAAATTCGAGTGACTCCTTTTGATTATTTAgaaggaaaaattattaaccatAATCAGACACATTGGATATCATCAAATTACCGAACATTTAG agatgAATTAATTCTAGAAAATCCTGATAAACCAACAAAGTCTCCGGGAAATGAACCAGACTCAAAcacaaatcaatttattagCTTTCAAGCCTctgatttgaaaaaagatGCCGGGCAATCGACAGTTCCATTTTTTGATTCATTAGAAGCTGAAGGTTATCCCGAATTTCCTTTAGGAGGAGTTGGAATTATGCATCGTGGTCGCGAAGGTTTTGGTGGATTTTTGACGtttagaatttttgatttaaatatttctaaatactTCAATgataagtattaa
- the LOC103569643 gene encoding transcription factor 25: protein MSRRYLKKISDSTKITVDENDEKHTNVQIVPSTLINNSKAFNIFNLLDENSANDEEIDNNEDDETDLKDNGDLIDDNSNIKLKKRRKKKKNKDSTKLSVKNNYSSSRTDDCIGDELTEIDEIDKTVREINDLLGKPDEPCCSNSNEDPNTIQEIEKTKKSVLQVEFKFLSAVNELKRKCGGGNRNVLAAVVGEKNKNKNKKRYLRKTWLTSLTDRFPTEQFGLSMTVDQTIKSDDDSQYFVFVHSSSYRQIQMKFFTAVESQNPENIVSILNAHPYHIDTLLQFAELCKLNEDLQMSAEFVERAVHCFECAFHPFFNITTGNSRLSYKNQTNRPFFIALFKHLMFIGGRACYRTSLELCKVLLSLNPEGDPLAIVLAIDFFALRAKEYEWFIDFCQVWEVSRNLTQLPNIAYSLALAHFHLGNEETANELLDHALFMFPGVLTDLLDKCNVQTDTRLLGHDHFNSEAKATTSVALEKLQTLYVIRTWHLWKDANIISWLETAANTVMDKIDSGDEYGIFCKAKRSQRYQGQLPKNIRRHIILSDIKQVTITHPGIHHDEPIFSYDPLPPADSNNIYVRQETNQRPSNTSSSNIISLFLSSLFTNGDENLRAQLNQLNIPNEEREAPDEFD from the exons ATGTCAAGaaggtatttaaaaaaaattagtgataGTACTAAAATTACGGTTGATGAAAATGATGAGAAACATACTAATGTTCAAATTGTACCATCaactttgataaataattcaaaagcttttaatatatttaattta TTGGATGAAAACTCAGCCAATGATGAAGAGattgataataatgaagaTGATGAAACTGATCTTAAAGACAACGGTGATTTGATTGATGacaatagtaatattaaattgaaaaaaaggcgcaaaaaaaagaaaaataaggaTAGTACGAAATTATCagttaaaaacaattattcaaGTAGTAGAACAGATGATTGTATTGGAGATGAATTGACTGAAATAGATGAAATTGATAAAACTGTACGAGAAATAAATGATCTTCTTGGTAAGCCAGATGAACCCTGCTGCAGCAATTCAAATGAAGACCCAAATACTATTCAAGAAATCGAGAAAACAAAGAAAAGTGTCCTACAAGTTGAATTCAAGTTTCTCAGCGCAGTAAATGAGCTGAAGAGAAAGTGCGGTGGTGGAAATAGAAATGTCCTTGCAGCAGTGGTTGGtgaaaagaacaaaaataaaaataaaaaaagatatttaagaaaaacaTGGCTAACTTCTTTGACTGATCGTTTTCCTACGGAGCAATTTGGACTATCTATGACCGTTGATCAGACAATTAAATCAGATGATGACTCTCAGTATTTTGTATTTGTTCATAGTTCTAGTTACAGGCAAATTCAAATGAAGTTCTTTACTGCTGTTGAAAGTCAAAATCctgaaaatattgtt agcATTTTAAATGCACATCCTTATCATATAGACACTCTTTTGCAATTTGCTGAGCTTTGTAAGCTAAATGAAGATTTACAAATGTCAGCAGAATTTGTAGAACGCGCAGTTCATTGTTTTGAATGTGCATTCCatccattttttaatattactactGGTAACAGTAGATTGTCATACAAAAACCAAACAAATAGACCTTTCTTTATTGCACTTTTTAAACACCTGATGTTTATTGGAGGCCGCGCTTGCTACAGAACAAGTTTAGAGCTATGCAAAGTCTTACTGTCTCTTAATCCAGAAGGTGATCCTTTGGCCATTGTTTTGGCGATTGACTTCTTTGCATTGCGTGCTAAAGAATACGAATGGTTTATTGACTTTTGTCAAGTTTGGGAAGTATCTAGAAACTTAACACAATTACCAAATATTGCGTACAGTCTTGCGTTAGCTCATTTTCATTTAGGAAATGAGGAAACAGCTAATGAATTACTTGATCATGCTCTGTTCATGTTTCCTGGTGTTTTAACTGATTTACTCGATAAATGTAATGTTCAAACTGATACCAGACTCTTAGGACACGATCATTTTAATAGTGAAGCTAAAGCAACTACAAGTGTTGCTTTGGAAAAACTTCAAACTTTATATGTAATTCGTACTTGGCATCTTTGGAAAGATGCAAACATTATTAGTTGGCTTGAAACTGCTGCTAATACTGTTATGGATAAAATTGATTCTGGTGATGAGTATggtattttttgtaaagccAAAAGAAGTCAAAGATATCAAGGACAACttcctaaaaatattcgacgtcatattattttatctgacATTAAACAAGTTACAATTACACATCCTGGG ATACATCATGATGAGCCTATATTTTCTTATGATCCATTACCTCCTGCAGATTCGAATAATATTTACGTTAGACAAGAGACAAATCAAAGACCGTCTAATACGTCGTCTTCAAACATTATATCACTTTTTCTCTCTTCACTTTTTACTAATGGTGATGAAAATTTACGTGCTCAGCTGAATCAACTCAACATACC aaatgaAGAAAGGGAAGCTCCAGATGAGTTTGATTAA
- the LOC103569644 gene encoding gamma-secretase subunit pen-2, whose product MDLSKMPHDKKLHLCKWYFRVGFAALPFVWAVNTIWFFREAFLAPHYDEQKQIRKYVIFSGIGALIWAAVLLSWVIVFQTQRAAWGEFADSISYIIPEGIP is encoded by the exons atggatttatcgaaaatgcctcatgacaaaaaattacatttatgtaAATGGTATTTCCGAG TTGGTTTTGCAGCATTACCATTCGTTTGGGCAGTAAATACAATATGGTTTTTTAGAGAAGCATTTCTTGCTCCACATTATGACGAACAAAAACAAATtcgaaaat atgttaTATTCTCTGGAATTGGGGCATTAATATGGGCAGCTGTACTTTTATCATGGGTAATTGTTTTTCAAACACAACGAGCAGCTTGGGGTGAATTTGCTGATTCTATAAGTTATATTATACCTGAAGGAATCccgtga
- the LOC103569645 gene encoding glucose-6-phosphate exchanger SLC37A2 isoform X3 encodes MPQQCSSGDNFIGFVAERVNLRYFLSLGMIASGIASYLFGIAKPYKIHSMWYFILVQALGGIFQTSGWPGVVTVVGNWFGKGKRGLIFGVWNSHTSLGNILGTLIAAEFVETNWGFSFIVPGILMGCAGFIIFLFLAAHPADVNCISPNPPKFKRLNATTSSDEGTTSGDDVDRHRVSDDDQLTHRVNWHQHGFDPDIETLRSETSPMLSVNRRMHDSKEKAIGFVGAIKIPGVLEYSFSLFFAKLVSYTFLYWLPLYISASTTYSATLSADLSTLFDVGGIAGAIAAGVLSDYSGMSAVTCASMFSLAIPMLFIYDYVGSSNLAINIILLLFAGVLVNGPYALITTAVSAELGTHPSLGDNSKALATVTAIIDGTGSIGAAVGPLLAGVVSRWTGWHNVFYMLMFADLLALLLLSRLVYRELRMYRQRRLAV; translated from the exons atGCCGCAGCAATGTTCCTCAGGTGACAATTTCAT tgGATTTGTAGCTGAACGTGTTAATCTTAGATACTTTTTATCACTAGGTATGATTGCGTCTGGAATAGCTTCATATTTATTTGGCATTGCAAAGCCATACAAAATACATAGCATGTGGTATTTTATTCTAGTTCAG gcTCTTGGAGGAATTTTTCAAACTAGTGGTTGGCCAGGTGTAGTTACAGTTGTAGGTAATTGGTTTGGTAAAGGTAAAAGAGGTCTTATATTTGGTGTGTGGAATTCACATACATCTTTAGGAAATATATTAGGTACTTTAATAGCAGCTGAATTTGTGGAAACGAATTGGggttttagttttattgtaCCTGGAATATTAATGGGCTGTGCCggttttataatatttttatttcttgctgCTCACCCTGCCGATGTTAATTGTATATCGCCTAATCcaccaaaatttaaaagattaaacGCAACAACTAGTTCAGATGAAGGAACTACATCTGGTGATGATGTTGATAGACATCGAGTAAGCGACGATGAC cAACTCACCCATCGTGTTAATTGGCACCAGCATGGCTTTGATCCT gatATAGAAACTTTGAGGTCTGAAACGAGCCCTATGCTATCAGTGAACAGACGTATGCATGATTCCAAAGAAAAAGCAATCGGATTTGTTGGTGCAATAAAAATACCTGGGGTCTTGGAGTACTCTTTTTCACTTTTCTTTGCTAAACTCGTTAGCTATACATTCCTCTATTGGCTGCCTTTGTATATAAGTGCATCAA cCACTTATAGTGCTACATTGAGTGCTGATTTGTCAACGTTATTTGATGTCGGTGGTATAGCAGGAGCTATCGCAGCTGGAGTTTTGTCTGACTACAGTGGAATGAGTGCAGTGACATGTGCATCAATGTTCTCATTAGCAATACCAATG ctgtttatatatgattacgTTGGAAGCTCAAATCTtgctataaatattatactgtTACTGTTTGCTGGAGTATTAGTAAATGGGCCGTATGCATTGATAACAACAGCAGTATCTGCAGAACTCGGAACACACCCCAGTCTTGGAGATAATTCAAAGGCTTTGGCCACTGTAACAGCAATAATTGATGGTACCGGAAGTATTGGTGCTGCTGTAGGTCCATTATTAGCAGGAGTTGTATCTAGATGGACAGGCTGGCACAATGTATTTTATATGTTAATGTTCGCTGATCTCTTAGCTCTACTATTGTTATCTAGATTAGTTTACCGAGAATTAAGAATGTATCGACAACGGCGACTGGCTgtttaa
- the LOC103569645 gene encoding glucose-6-phosphate exchanger SLC37A2 isoform X1 codes for MVLPPTDTPPGIKIINLLSAKCCPQRRMNKLAWHRAGVLGLTYLAYTCYHMSRKPISVVKNVLNLNCSSLSPPPDLIIDDTNRYTWCDWAPFNTPDAPALLGALDSAFLFAYAAAMFLSGFVAERVNLRYFLSLGMIASGIASYLFGIAKPYKIHSMWYFILVQALGGIFQTSGWPGVVTVVGNWFGKGKRGLIFGVWNSHTSLGNILGTLIAAEFVETNWGFSFIVPGILMGCAGFIIFLFLAAHPADVNCISPNPPKFKRLNATTSSDEGTTSGDDVDRHRVSDDDQLTHRVNWHQHGFDPDIETLRSETSPMLSVNRRMHDSKEKAIGFVGAIKIPGVLEYSFSLFFAKLVSYTFLYWLPLYISASTTYSATLSADLSTLFDVGGIAGAIAAGVLSDYSGMSAVTCASMFSLAIPMLFIYDYVGSSNLAINIILLLFAGVLVNGPYALITTAVSAELGTHPSLGDNSKALATVTAIIDGTGSIGAAVGPLLAGVVSRWTGWHNVFYMLMFADLLALLLLSRLVYRELRMYRQRRLAV; via the exons ATGGTGCTTCCTCCTACTGATACTCCTccaggaataaaaataatcaatttattatcagCTAAATGTTGCCCTCAAAGaagaatgaataaattagCTTGGCACAGGGCTGGGGTATTAGGGCTTACATATTTAGCATATACTTGTTATCATATGTCAAGAAAACCAATATCTGTTGTAAAAAAtgtactaaatttaaattgtagtAGCTTATCACCACCACCGGATTTGATAATTGATGATACGAATCGCTATACGTGGTGTGATTGGGCCCCATTTA acactCCGGATGCTCCTGCATTACTCGGAGCCTTAGATTCAGcttttttatttgcttatGCCGCAGCAATGTTCCTCAG tgGATTTGTAGCTGAACGTGTTAATCTTAGATACTTTTTATCACTAGGTATGATTGCGTCTGGAATAGCTTCATATTTATTTGGCATTGCAAAGCCATACAAAATACATAGCATGTGGTATTTTATTCTAGTTCAG gcTCTTGGAGGAATTTTTCAAACTAGTGGTTGGCCAGGTGTAGTTACAGTTGTAGGTAATTGGTTTGGTAAAGGTAAAAGAGGTCTTATATTTGGTGTGTGGAATTCACATACATCTTTAGGAAATATATTAGGTACTTTAATAGCAGCTGAATTTGTGGAAACGAATTGGggttttagttttattgtaCCTGGAATATTAATGGGCTGTGCCggttttataatatttttatttcttgctgCTCACCCTGCCGATGTTAATTGTATATCGCCTAATCcaccaaaatttaaaagattaaacGCAACAACTAGTTCAGATGAAGGAACTACATCTGGTGATGATGTTGATAGACATCGAGTAAGCGACGATGAC cAACTCACCCATCGTGTTAATTGGCACCAGCATGGCTTTGATCCT gatATAGAAACTTTGAGGTCTGAAACGAGCCCTATGCTATCAGTGAACAGACGTATGCATGATTCCAAAGAAAAAGCAATCGGATTTGTTGGTGCAATAAAAATACCTGGGGTCTTGGAGTACTCTTTTTCACTTTTCTTTGCTAAACTCGTTAGCTATACATTCCTCTATTGGCTGCCTTTGTATATAAGTGCATCAA cCACTTATAGTGCTACATTGAGTGCTGATTTGTCAACGTTATTTGATGTCGGTGGTATAGCAGGAGCTATCGCAGCTGGAGTTTTGTCTGACTACAGTGGAATGAGTGCAGTGACATGTGCATCAATGTTCTCATTAGCAATACCAATG ctgtttatatatgattacgTTGGAAGCTCAAATCTtgctataaatattatactgtTACTGTTTGCTGGAGTATTAGTAAATGGGCCGTATGCATTGATAACAACAGCAGTATCTGCAGAACTCGGAACACACCCCAGTCTTGGAGATAATTCAAAGGCTTTGGCCACTGTAACAGCAATAATTGATGGTACCGGAAGTATTGGTGCTGCTGTAGGTCCATTATTAGCAGGAGTTGTATCTAGATGGACAGGCTGGCACAATGTATTTTATATGTTAATGTTCGCTGATCTCTTAGCTCTACTATTGTTATCTAGATTAGTTTACCGAGAATTAAGAATGTATCGACAACGGCGACTGGCTgtttaa
- the LOC103569645 gene encoding glucose-6-phosphate exchanger SLC37A2 isoform X2, which produces MVLPPTDTPPGIKIINLLSAKCCPQRRMNKLAWHRAGVLGLTYLAYTCYHMSRKPISVVKNVLNLNCSSLSPPPDLIIDDTNRYTWCDWAPFNTPDAPALLGALDSAFLFAYAAAMFLSGFVAERVNLRYFLSLGMIASGIASYLFGIAKPYKIHSMWYFILVQALGGIFQTSGWPGVVTVVGNWFGKGKRGLIFGVWNSHTSLGNILGTLIAAEFVETNWGFSFIVPGILMGCAGFIIFLFLAAHPADVNCISPNPPKFKRLNATTSSDEGTTSGDDVDRHRVSDDDDIETLRSETSPMLSVNRRMHDSKEKAIGFVGAIKIPGVLEYSFSLFFAKLVSYTFLYWLPLYISASTTYSATLSADLSTLFDVGGIAGAIAAGVLSDYSGMSAVTCASMFSLAIPMLFIYDYVGSSNLAINIILLLFAGVLVNGPYALITTAVSAELGTHPSLGDNSKALATVTAIIDGTGSIGAAVGPLLAGVVSRWTGWHNVFYMLMFADLLALLLLSRLVYRELRMYRQRRLAV; this is translated from the exons ATGGTGCTTCCTCCTACTGATACTCCTccaggaataaaaataatcaatttattatcagCTAAATGTTGCCCTCAAAGaagaatgaataaattagCTTGGCACAGGGCTGGGGTATTAGGGCTTACATATTTAGCATATACTTGTTATCATATGTCAAGAAAACCAATATCTGTTGTAAAAAAtgtactaaatttaaattgtagtAGCTTATCACCACCACCGGATTTGATAATTGATGATACGAATCGCTATACGTGGTGTGATTGGGCCCCATTTA acactCCGGATGCTCCTGCATTACTCGGAGCCTTAGATTCAGcttttttatttgcttatGCCGCAGCAATGTTCCTCAG tgGATTTGTAGCTGAACGTGTTAATCTTAGATACTTTTTATCACTAGGTATGATTGCGTCTGGAATAGCTTCATATTTATTTGGCATTGCAAAGCCATACAAAATACATAGCATGTGGTATTTTATTCTAGTTCAG gcTCTTGGAGGAATTTTTCAAACTAGTGGTTGGCCAGGTGTAGTTACAGTTGTAGGTAATTGGTTTGGTAAAGGTAAAAGAGGTCTTATATTTGGTGTGTGGAATTCACATACATCTTTAGGAAATATATTAGGTACTTTAATAGCAGCTGAATTTGTGGAAACGAATTGGggttttagttttattgtaCCTGGAATATTAATGGGCTGTGCCggttttataatatttttatttcttgctgCTCACCCTGCCGATGTTAATTGTATATCGCCTAATCcaccaaaatttaaaagattaaacGCAACAACTAGTTCAGATGAAGGAACTACATCTGGTGATGATGTTGATAGACATCGAGTAAGCGACGATGAC gatATAGAAACTTTGAGGTCTGAAACGAGCCCTATGCTATCAGTGAACAGACGTATGCATGATTCCAAAGAAAAAGCAATCGGATTTGTTGGTGCAATAAAAATACCTGGGGTCTTGGAGTACTCTTTTTCACTTTTCTTTGCTAAACTCGTTAGCTATACATTCCTCTATTGGCTGCCTTTGTATATAAGTGCATCAA cCACTTATAGTGCTACATTGAGTGCTGATTTGTCAACGTTATTTGATGTCGGTGGTATAGCAGGAGCTATCGCAGCTGGAGTTTTGTCTGACTACAGTGGAATGAGTGCAGTGACATGTGCATCAATGTTCTCATTAGCAATACCAATG ctgtttatatatgattacgTTGGAAGCTCAAATCTtgctataaatattatactgtTACTGTTTGCTGGAGTATTAGTAAATGGGCCGTATGCATTGATAACAACAGCAGTATCTGCAGAACTCGGAACACACCCCAGTCTTGGAGATAATTCAAAGGCTTTGGCCACTGTAACAGCAATAATTGATGGTACCGGAAGTATTGGTGCTGCTGTAGGTCCATTATTAGCAGGAGTTGTATCTAGATGGACAGGCTGGCACAATGTATTTTATATGTTAATGTTCGCTGATCTCTTAGCTCTACTATTGTTATCTAGATTAGTTTACCGAGAATTAAGAATGTATCGACAACGGCGACTGGCTgtttaa